A single Thermoanaerobacterium sp. RBIITD DNA region contains:
- the trxA gene encoding thioredoxin: MAEVTITNANFQDEVVNSNIPVLVDFWAEWCGPCRMVSPIIEELANDYEGKVKVGKVNVDEENELAQQFKVMSIPTIALFKDGKLVDKIVGARPKSEFENFIDKNI; the protein is encoded by the coding sequence ATGGCAGAAGTAACTATTACGAACGCTAATTTTCAAGATGAAGTTGTGAATTCAAATATACCTGTTTTAGTAGATTTTTGGGCAGAATGGTGTGGGCCATGCAGAATGGTATCGCCGATTATAGAAGAGCTTGCAAACGACTATGAAGGGAAAGTCAAGGTTGGAAAGGTCAATGTAGATGAAGAAAATGAACTTGCTCAACAGTTTAAAGTTATGAGTATACCTACAATAGCATTGTTTAAAGATGGAAAATTGGTTGATAAAATTGTAGGTGCGAGACCAAAATCTGAATTTGAAAACTTTATTGATAAAAACATATAG
- a CDS encoding B-box zinc finger protein, with the protein MKCFYHNDKEAETYCSICGKPICNECKYNIDNTILCKSCSQKALRFLAFSKNEKIKSKGLVFLFSLMPGAGHMYIGMMNRGTQLMAAFFLVLALPDILANNFIFQALAIIIYVFNIFDAQNQVMLYNSGDGKDIGFVDKNFIVRNSLILGIVLIGIGLWGIFTQIFRFSFYVTLNKFLVPISFIALGIYLLKGVFSKKDLKNGV; encoded by the coding sequence ATGAAGTGTTTTTACCATAATGATAAAGAAGCAGAAACATATTGCAGTATCTGTGGGAAACCAATATGCAATGAATGTAAATACAATATCGATAATACTATATTATGTAAATCTTGCAGCCAAAAGGCTTTGAGGTTTTTAGCCTTTTCTAAAAATGAAAAAATAAAAAGCAAAGGGCTTGTATTTTTGTTTTCGTTGATGCCCGGTGCAGGGCATATGTATATAGGGATGATGAATAGGGGCACTCAGCTAATGGCGGCATTTTTTTTAGTTTTGGCTTTACCTGATATATTAGCAAATAATTTTATATTTCAAGCGCTTGCAATAATAATTTATGTATTCAATATATTTGATGCCCAAAATCAAGTGATGCTTTATAATTCAGGAGATGGTAAAGACATAGGATTTGTTGATAAAAATTTTATAGTACGGAATTCCCTTATATTGGGAATTGTATTAATTGGTATAGGCCTTTGGGGAATATTTACACAGATATTTAGATTTAGTTTCTATGTAACACTTAACAAATTTTTGGTACCTATTAGTTTTATAGCACTCGGCATATACCTTTTAAAAGGTGTATTTTCTAAAAAAGATTTAAAAAATGGTGTATAA
- the hisS gene encoding histidine--tRNA ligase, translating into MLTKAPRGTKDVLPTEVYKWHYIENIIREICENFGFKEIRTPGFEHTELFLRGVGESTDIVRKEMYTFTDKGGRSITLKPEGTSPAVRAFVEHNLYAEAQPTKLYYITPVYRYERPQSGRLREHHQFGVEMFGSYDAAADAEIVSIAMTLFKRIGLKNLELNINSIGCPKCRKEYNKALKEFIGNNIDNLCDDCKERYKINPMRVLDCKVEGCKTILKDAPVILDYLCDDCKAHFEDLKKYLNAAGFDFIVNPGIVRGLDYYTRTAFEIISNEIGAQGTVCGGGRYDGLVEECGGPSVPGVGFGMGIERLLISIENSGIKIPLPKRTDLFIGNIGDETKKYAFSLALKLRNLGFSVEIDNIGRSLKAQMKYANKLNVKYTVILGEDELKNKLVKLKNMDDGTEYEIALDEIADKIKNI; encoded by the coding sequence ATGCTTACAAAAGCACCAAGAGGTACAAAAGATGTATTACCGACGGAAGTATATAAATGGCATTATATAGAAAATATTATCAGAGAAATATGTGAAAATTTCGGATTTAAGGAGATCAGGACACCAGGCTTCGAACATACGGAACTATTTTTAAGGGGTGTTGGGGAATCTACAGATATCGTCAGGAAAGAGATGTATACTTTTACTGACAAAGGTGGAAGGAGTATTACTCTAAAACCAGAGGGAACATCTCCAGCTGTAAGGGCATTTGTTGAGCACAATCTATATGCTGAAGCACAGCCGACAAAGCTTTATTATATTACGCCTGTGTATAGGTATGAAAGGCCTCAATCAGGTAGATTAAGAGAACACCATCAGTTTGGTGTTGAGATGTTTGGTTCATATGATGCAGCTGCGGATGCAGAAATAGTAAGTATAGCGATGACGCTTTTTAAAAGAATCGGGTTAAAAAACTTAGAACTTAACATCAATAGCATTGGCTGTCCCAAATGTAGAAAAGAATATAATAAAGCTTTAAAAGAATTCATAGGAAACAATATTGATAATTTATGTGATGATTGTAAAGAAAGGTATAAAATCAACCCTATGAGGGTTCTTGATTGCAAAGTTGAGGGATGTAAAACAATTTTAAAAGATGCACCAGTTATACTTGATTACCTTTGTGATGATTGCAAAGCACATTTTGAAGACCTTAAGAAATATTTGAATGCTGCTGGTTTTGACTTTATTGTAAATCCAGGCATAGTTAGGGGACTTGATTATTATACAAGAACTGCTTTTGAGATTATTTCAAATGAAATAGGTGCACAAGGTACTGTTTGTGGTGGTGGAAGATACGATGGACTTGTAGAAGAATGTGGTGGACCTTCTGTACCTGGTGTGGGATTTGGTATGGGTATTGAGAGGTTATTAATATCTATTGAAAATAGTGGTATAAAAATACCATTACCAAAAAGAACCGACCTTTTTATTGGAAATATTGGTGATGAAACGAAGAAATATGCTTTTTCATTAGCATTGAAGCTAAGAAATTTAGGGTTTAGCGTTGAAATAGATAATATAGGTAGAAGTTTGAAGGCACAGATGAAATATGCAAATAAATTAAATGTGAAATATACTGTAATTTTAGGTGAGGATGAATTAAAAAATAAATTAGTGAAACTTAAAAACATGGATGATGGTACAGAATATGAAATTGCTTTAGATGAAATTGCTGATAAAATAAAAAATATATAA
- the uppS gene encoding polyprenyl diphosphate synthase — protein MKLYRIPNHIGIIPDGNRRWAQNKKLPKESGYAYGLEPGIVLYRLCKELGVRELTFYGFTQDNTKRPTSQTKAFQKACVDAVKMLEKEDADLFVIGNYNSPMFPQELLPYCERKRIGKGKMKVNFLVNYGWQWDLNNALKALSYGKTNDILNLISSKDVSRVDLIIRWGGRRRLSGFLPVQSIYSDFYVIDDYWPDFKPEHLYEALEWYSKQDITLGG, from the coding sequence ATGAAGTTGTATCGGATACCAAACCATATTGGAATTATTCCGGATGGGAATAGGAGATGGGCACAAAACAAGAAATTACCGAAAGAATCAGGCTATGCTTATGGGTTAGAGCCTGGAATTGTTTTGTATAGATTATGTAAAGAACTTGGTGTTAGGGAATTAACATTTTATGGTTTTACACAGGATAACACAAAACGCCCGACATCTCAAACAAAGGCCTTTCAAAAAGCCTGTGTCGATGCTGTAAAAATGCTGGAAAAAGAAGACGCAGACCTTTTTGTCATAGGTAATTACAATTCACCTATGTTCCCACAAGAATTATTGCCGTACTGTGAAAGAAAAAGAATAGGCAAAGGTAAAATGAAAGTAAATTTTCTTGTCAATTACGGTTGGCAGTGGGATTTAAACAATGCTTTAAAAGCTTTAAGTTATGGCAAAACAAATGATATACTAAATTTAATATCATCAAAAGACGTTTCAAGAGTTGACCTTATCATAAGATGGGGCGGCAGGAGAAGATTAAGTGGATTTTTACCTGTACAGTCGATATATTCAGATTTTTATGTTATTGATGATTATTGGCCGGATTTCAAACCAGAGCATCTATATGAAGCACTTGAATGGTATTCTAAGCAAGATATAACATTGGGAGGGTAA
- a CDS encoding tRNA threonylcarbamoyladenosine dehydratase — protein sequence MLHAFSRTELIIGKENLDKLKESTVAVFGMGGVGSYTAEALIRCGIGKLIIVDDDTVCLTNINRQLHATRKTVGRPKVDVMKERLNEINPKAEVIAYQTFYNSEKSNELLSPDYDYVVDAVDTVSAKIDLVVKCNAMGIPIISCMGAANKLDPTKFEVADIYETSICPLAKVMRYELRRRGIKSLKVVYSKEKPIMPLIDVETCKQHCICTNKVRTCAKRRQIPGSISFVPPVAGFILAGEVIKDLIGYNNK from the coding sequence TTGCTACACGCTTTTTCAAGAACTGAATTAATAATAGGAAAAGAAAATCTTGATAAGTTAAAAGAAAGTACTGTTGCAGTATTTGGAATGGGGGGCGTTGGTTCATATACTGCGGAAGCCCTCATAAGGTGTGGTATAGGTAAATTAATAATAGTTGATGATGATACAGTTTGCCTTACAAACATAAATAGACAACTTCATGCGACAAGAAAGACTGTTGGGAGGCCAAAAGTTGATGTTATGAAGGAGAGACTCAATGAAATTAATCCTAAAGCAGAGGTTATTGCATACCAAACTTTTTATAATAGCGAAAAAAGCAATGAGTTATTATCACCAGATTATGACTATGTTGTAGATGCTGTTGATACAGTCTCGGCAAAAATAGATCTTGTTGTTAAATGTAATGCAATGGGTATTCCAATAATAAGCTGTATGGGTGCGGCTAATAAACTTGATCCGACAAAATTTGAGGTTGCCGATATTTATGAAACAAGTATTTGCCCGCTTGCGAAGGTCATGAGATACGAACTTCGCAGAAGAGGTATAAAGTCATTAAAAGTTGTATATTCAAAAGAAAAGCCAATTATGCCTCTTATAGATGTTGAAACATGTAAACAGCATTGTATATGTACAAATAAAGTTAGAACTTGTGCAAAAAGGCGACAGATACCCGGAAGCATATCTTTTGTGCCACCTGTTGCAGGCTTTATTTTAGCAGGCGAAGTTATTAAGGATTTAATTGGATATAATAATAAATAG
- a CDS encoding SoxR reducing system RseC family protein — MLEKGRIVDIKDGKAKVELIRNDMCGKCHACEIGSNNRMLIEVDINDDEKIGDSVSLEMKEASMLKATFIMYGIPLLFFFIGVFLGYAISELLNLKNISQIIEAISGILLTSISFMGIKYYSNRIINTEYKPVVKKYNHGR, encoded by the coding sequence ATGCTTGAGAAAGGGCGCATTGTTGATATTAAAGATGGTAAGGCTAAAGTTGAGCTTATAAGAAATGACATGTGTGGCAAATGCCATGCCTGTGAAATAGGCTCAAACAATAGAATGCTTATTGAAGTTGATATAAACGATGACGAAAAGATTGGTGATAGTGTTTCGCTGGAAATGAAGGAGGCATCGATGCTGAAAGCTACTTTTATAATGTATGGTATACCACTTCTGTTTTTCTTCATAGGTGTATTTTTAGGATATGCTATATCAGAATTATTAAATTTAAAAAATATATCTCAAATAATAGAAGCAATTTCGGGAATATTATTGACATCTATTTCATTTATGGGTATAAAATATTATAGTAATAGAATAATAAATACGGAATATAAACCAGTTGTTAAAAAATATAATCATGGGAGGTAA
- the aspS gene encoding aspartate--tRNA ligase gives MGEQLSGMKRTHMCGELSLEDVGKKVVVMGWVQRRRDLGGLVFLELRDRTGLIQIVFNEQLSKEAFAKVQCVRNEYVLAVEGEVVRRADENINPNLKTGNIELYVTTLKIFSKSETPPFMVEDRNNVSEAIRLKYRYIDLRRPSMQDILMTRYKITRIVRDFLDKNGFIDIETPLLIKSTPEGARDYLVPSRVQPGKFFALPQSPQIFKQLLMISGFDRYYQIAKCLRDEDLRADRQPEFTQIDMEMSFVDVDDILTLNERMISRVFKEILNIDVKLPFNKMTWQDAMDRYGSDKPDVRFGMELKNLSDIFVNSGFKVFRDAVQNGGSVRAINVKGAASMPRRQIDELVEFVKTYKAKGMVWIQMFEDGPKSQIAKFLSNEEMTLILSKMEAEKNDLIFIVADKDNMVVYDALGHLRLEMGKRYNLIDESRYEFLWVVDFPLLEYSEEEKRFVAMHHPFTAPKDEDIELLDKDPGRVRAKAYDMVLNGVEIGGGSIRIHDTELQKKMFEVLGFTEEVAEERFGFLMNAFRYGAPPHGGIAYGLDRLTMLLTGTDNIRDVIAFPKTQNACDLMSEAPSEVSNDQLKELHIKVDL, from the coding sequence ATGGGAGAGCAGTTATCAGGCATGAAAAGAACCCATATGTGTGGAGAACTATCCTTAGAAGATGTTGGTAAAAAAGTAGTTGTAATGGGATGGGTACAAAGGCGGAGAGACCTTGGTGGGTTAGTATTTTTGGAACTGCGTGATAGAACAGGACTAATACAAATAGTATTTAATGAACAATTATCAAAAGAAGCCTTTGCTAAGGTACAATGTGTTAGAAATGAATATGTTTTAGCAGTTGAAGGTGAAGTCGTAAGGAGAGCGGATGAAAATATAAACCCAAATTTAAAGACGGGCAATATAGAATTGTATGTTACTACACTAAAGATTTTCAGCAAATCAGAAACACCTCCTTTCATGGTGGAAGATAGAAATAATGTATCAGAGGCAATAAGACTTAAATATAGGTATATAGATTTAAGAAGACCTTCAATGCAAGATATCCTAATGACAAGGTATAAAATAACAAGAATAGTAAGAGACTTTCTTGATAAAAATGGTTTTATCGATATTGAAACACCTCTTTTAATTAAGAGTACACCAGAAGGCGCAAGGGATTATTTGGTTCCAAGTAGAGTTCAGCCTGGTAAATTTTTTGCATTACCGCAGTCACCACAAATTTTTAAACAGCTTTTGATGATATCTGGATTTGATAGATATTATCAAATTGCCAAATGTTTGAGAGATGAAGATTTGAGGGCTGATAGACAGCCTGAATTTACTCAGATTGATATGGAGATGTCATTTGTAGATGTAGATGATATTCTTACATTAAATGAAAGGATGATATCGCGAGTATTTAAAGAAATTTTAAACATAGATGTTAAACTTCCTTTTAATAAAATGACATGGCAGGATGCTATGGATAGATATGGCTCAGATAAACCTGATGTAAGATTTGGTATGGAGCTTAAAAATCTATCCGATATATTTGTTAATTCTGGATTTAAAGTCTTTAGAGATGCGGTGCAAAATGGCGGTTCTGTAAGAGCTATAAATGTAAAAGGTGCTGCATCTATGCCTAGAAGACAGATTGACGAACTCGTCGAATTTGTTAAAACATATAAAGCAAAAGGCATGGTATGGATTCAGATGTTTGAAGATGGACCAAAATCACAAATAGCAAAATTTTTATCTAATGAAGAAATGACCTTGATTTTAAGCAAAATGGAAGCTGAAAAAAACGACCTAATTTTTATAGTTGCTGACAAAGACAATATGGTAGTTTATGATGCATTAGGACATTTAAGGCTAGAGATGGGTAAAAGATACAACTTGATTGATGAAAGTCGATATGAATTTTTATGGGTAGTTGATTTCCCATTACTTGAATATAGTGAAGAAGAAAAGAGATTTGTTGCAATGCATCATCCATTTACAGCTCCCAAAGATGAAGATATTGAATTGCTTGATAAAGATCCCGGGCGTGTAAGAGCAAAAGCATATGATATGGTTTTAAATGGTGTTGAAATAGGTGGTGGAAGTATAAGAATACATGATACTGAGCTTCAAAAAAAGATGTTTGAGGTACTTGGATTCACAGAAGAGGTAGCTGAGGAACGTTTTGGATTCTTAATGAATGCTTTTAGATATGGTGCACCACCACACGGTGGAATAGCATATGGTCTCGATAGGCTAACAATGCTTTTAACAGGTACTGATAATATTAGGGATGTAATTGCATTTCCAAAAACTCAAAATGCATGTGACCTTATGTCAGAGGCACCATCAGAAGTATCAAATGACCAATTGAAAGAGCTGCATATAAAAGTTGACCTATAA
- a CDS encoding RNA polymerase sigma factor encodes MTDEEIIKSVINGNTNAFAEIIERYKDRVFSMVYKFTNDEGVAEDISQEIFLKAFKNISKFRGESKFTTWLYRLSKNYCIDWARKQRNNINFVELEDIPSEDNILDSIISNNNYKCLKNEINDLPEKYKTPLYLYHIKGYSYQEIANTLNIPKRTVETRIYRAKKILKEKLAMRGLI; translated from the coding sequence TTGACTGACGAAGAAATTATAAAAAGTGTTATAAATGGTAATACAAATGCATTTGCAGAAATAATAGAAAGGTACAAGGATAGAGTGTTCAGCATGGTCTATAAATTTACAAATGATGAAGGTGTAGCAGAAGATATATCGCAAGAGATATTTTTAAAAGCTTTTAAAAATATCAGTAAATTTCGTGGTGAATCAAAATTTACAACTTGGCTTTATAGACTAAGTAAAAATTATTGTATTGATTGGGCAAGAAAGCAAAGGAATAATATAAATTTTGTAGAACTTGAGGACATTCCATCAGAAGACAATATACTTGATTCTATTATTAGCAATAATAATTATAAATGTTTGAAAAACGAAATAAATGATTTGCCAGAAAAATATAAGACACCGCTCTATCTATATCATATAAAGGGATATTCATATCAAGAGATAGCAAATACTTTAAATATACCAAAAAGGACAGTTGAAACCCGCATATATCGAGCAAAAAAAATTTTAAAAGAAAAATTAGCAATGAGGGGGCTTATATGA
- the lspA gene encoding signal peptidase II: MEAFIVLIVIVIDQISKLFIVKYLKPIGTIPIIRNFFHLTYVENKGAAFGMLQNKTFFFIIITIIVGTILVYSIVKIPGSTLYKITLSIILGGAIGNLIDRVRLGYVIDFIDFKFFPAVFNLADSMIVVGAFILCYLLIFKENRK; encoded by the coding sequence TTGGAAGCTTTTATTGTTTTGATTGTCATAGTAATTGATCAAATATCAAAGTTGTTTATTGTCAAATATTTAAAACCTATTGGCACAATTCCGATTATAAGAAATTTTTTTCATTTAACATATGTTGAAAACAAAGGTGCAGCTTTTGGAATGCTACAAAATAAGACTTTCTTCTTTATTATAATAACAATAATTGTAGGAACAATATTAGTATACTCAATAGTAAAAATACCGGGAAGTACATTATATAAAATCACTTTATCGATAATACTTGGTGGTGCTATAGGTAATCTTATTGATAGGGTAAGACTCGGTTATGTAATTGACTTCATTGATTTTAAATTTTTCCCCGCGGTATTTAATTTAGCTGATTCAATGATAGTCGTTGGTGCATTTATTTTATGTTATTTATTGATTTTTAAAGAAAATAGAAAATAA
- a CDS encoding cation-transporting P-type ATPase, with translation MGTLKDAYSMNCEEVLKSLDTDIKGLSNEEAYKRLKESGLNKITKTRNLSFWDVFFEEVREPMILLLLLVGVIYSLWGNIGDAITIFSIIILLVLVEVFTEYRAKKNIEALNKISSPTTVVIRDNMPVEINTEEIVPGDIMVLRKGEKVAADGRILESSGLEVDEAPLTGESMPVYKENKVLSENIPLHNRSNMVFSGTTVLRGKGLAVAVSTGMDTEIGRIKGLTIAEKQPKTPLQRAMKELSITFAWVAIILSIIIPFIGYLRGMPFHNMFLTGLAMAFAVIPEELPIIVTMVLGIGIYTLSKSNILARKLKAVETLGNVTVIATDKTGTLTKNIMKVSEIYKASDDLFDLAASSTDIIESGVKPIGDPIDIALLSYITKNGAGYNKYQIIKDYGFDDFKKVYTYILSHNGNTVKVIKGAPEYILKISNLENRDEIEYRFNNYVKEGLRVIAFAKSENIDNNDKYTFLGMVAFIDPVRDGVDNAVRECIDAGVKIKMLTGDNLNTAISVANRVSIDSQNSISGENIDASGDLKALVSKNTIFARITPEQKLNIVKALQSCGEIVAVTGDGINDAPALTAADIGISMGQNGTDVAKEASDLVITDDSFPAIVEGIKVGRRLYDNLTKGVRYYLSCKLALVSSFILPLILGLNFPFTPIQIILLELFMDLAASASFTSEPMEIDVMKIKPKKKDEKFLDKAMVTGIIQGAIGLFLAVMTVYLFSFYTTENVMYSQTMAFGTWLIGHVILAIIMRTKRVPLYRVGLFSNIAIDIWAILVVVFFIIVINVPIIRTVLGLTVLTGKDLVLIIISSIAFTIWIDATKFFRKTLY, from the coding sequence ATGGGAACGCTCAAAGACGCCTATTCTATGAACTGCGAAGAAGTTTTAAAAAGCCTCGATACAGATATCAAAGGACTTTCAAATGAGGAAGCTTATAAGAGATTGAAAGAATCTGGCCTAAATAAGATTACTAAAACAAGAAATTTAAGTTTTTGGGATGTATTTTTTGAAGAAGTAAGAGAACCAATGATATTATTGCTTCTGTTAGTTGGTGTAATATATAGCCTTTGGGGCAATATTGGAGATGCAATTACTATATTTTCAATCATAATTTTACTTGTACTTGTTGAAGTATTTACGGAATATAGAGCAAAGAAAAATATTGAAGCATTAAATAAAATATCGTCACCAACAACTGTTGTTATAAGAGATAATATGCCTGTTGAAATCAATACAGAAGAAATTGTACCAGGTGATATAATGGTTTTAAGAAAAGGAGAAAAAGTTGCAGCGGATGGCCGTATTCTTGAATCATCAGGTTTGGAAGTCGATGAAGCACCGCTTACAGGTGAATCTATGCCGGTTTATAAAGAAAATAAGGTTTTATCTGAAAATATACCATTGCATAATAGGTCAAACATGGTTTTTTCTGGGACGACTGTTTTAAGAGGAAAGGGACTTGCTGTTGCAGTATCAACTGGGATGGATACTGAAATAGGTAGAATAAAGGGACTTACAATTGCAGAAAAACAACCAAAAACACCTCTACAAAGGGCTATGAAAGAATTATCAATAACTTTTGCCTGGGTAGCTATTATACTAAGCATCATCATACCATTTATAGGCTATTTAAGGGGAATGCCATTTCATAATATGTTCCTAACAGGATTAGCAATGGCATTTGCAGTAATTCCAGAAGAATTGCCAATAATAGTTACAATGGTTCTTGGGATTGGTATATATACTTTATCAAAAAGCAATATACTAGCAAGAAAGCTAAAGGCCGTTGAAACACTCGGAAATGTGACAGTAATTGCAACAGATAAGACAGGTACTTTGACGAAAAATATTATGAAGGTCAGTGAAATTTATAAAGCAAGTGATGATCTATTTGACTTAGCTGCATCATCAACAGATATCATTGAAAGCGGTGTAAAGCCAATAGGTGATCCTATTGATATAGCATTATTGAGTTATATTACTAAAAATGGGGCAGGATATAATAAATATCAAATTATTAAAGATTATGGTTTTGATGATTTCAAAAAAGTTTATACATATATACTTTCACATAATGGTAATACTGTAAAAGTCATTAAAGGCGCGCCGGAATACATTCTAAAAATTTCAAATTTAGAAAACAGAGATGAAATTGAATATAGGTTCAATAATTATGTAAAAGAAGGTTTAAGAGTCATAGCATTTGCAAAAAGTGAAAATATTGATAATAATGATAAATATACTTTTTTAGGAATGGTTGCATTTATCGATCCTGTTAGAGATGGAGTTGATAATGCCGTAAGAGAGTGCATTGATGCCGGTGTAAAGATAAAGATGCTAACCGGCGATAACTTAAATACAGCTATCAGTGTAGCAAATAGAGTATCAATAGACAGCCAAAATTCTATTTCTGGAGAAAATATAGATGCAAGCGGAGATCTAAAAGCCTTAGTATCAAAAAATACGATATTTGCAAGGATTACACCAGAACAAAAGCTAAATATTGTAAAAGCGCTTCAGTCATGTGGTGAAATAGTTGCTGTAACAGGTGATGGTATTAACGATGCGCCGGCTTTAACTGCTGCTGATATAGGAATATCAATGGGTCAAAATGGTACGGATGTCGCAAAAGAAGCATCTGATTTGGTAATCACAGATGATAGTTTTCCCGCAATTGTTGAAGGCATAAAAGTTGGCAGAAGATTATATGATAATCTAACAAAAGGTGTTAGATATTATCTATCATGTAAATTAGCACTCGTATCTTCGTTTATCCTTCCTTTAATTCTTGGGCTTAATTTTCCTTTTACGCCGATACAGATTATTTTACTCGAGCTGTTTATGGATTTAGCGGCTTCAGCATCCTTCACATCTGAACCTATGGAAATAGATGTTATGAAAATAAAGCCTAAGAAAAAAGATGAAAAATTTTTGGATAAAGCAATGGTAACAGGCATTATTCAAGGAGCAATTGGGTTATTTCTTGCTGTAATGACTGTATACTTATTTAGCTTTTATACTACAGAAAACGTCATGTATTCTCAGACAATGGCATTTGGCACATGGCTAATAGGGCATGTAATATTAGCAATTATTATGAGGACAAAGAGGGTACCATTATATAGAGTTGGACTATTTTCAAATATTGCGATAGATATATGGGCAATATTAGTTGTAGTATTTTTTATAATAGTTATAAATGTTCCGATTATTAGGACTGTATTAGGACTTACTGTGCTTACTGGAAAAGACCTTGTGCTTATTATAATTTCAAGCATCGCATTTACAATATGGATTGATGCCACTAAATTTTTCAGAAAAACTTTATATTAA
- a CDS encoding RluA family pseudouridine synthase, with protein sequence MNIIDKISLIAEKDDLNKRIDVFLASELDYTRSYLKKLILEGLVIVNGSIIKPNYKLKENDVVNVTIPEAEKIDIIPENIPLDIIYEDNDIIVVNKPKGMVVHPAPGNYSGTLVNALLYHCKNLSGINGELRPGIVHRLDKDTSGVMVVAKNDKAHINLSNQIKERTILKKYIAIVEGVIKDDEGKIEAPIGRHPIDRKKMAITNDGRYALTLYKVLERYKNNSFIEATIKTGRTHQIRVHMAYIGHPIVGDEVYGFKKQKFNLLGQALHSRLLGLIHPAKNIYMEFEAPIPYYFEKLINILKNK encoded by the coding sequence ATGAACATTATTGACAAAATAAGTTTAATTGCAGAAAAGGATGATTTAAATAAAAGAATAGATGTTTTCCTCGCATCTGAATTAGACTATACAAGGTCCTATTTGAAAAAGCTCATTTTAGAAGGACTTGTAATTGTTAATGGATCTATAATAAAACCAAACTATAAATTAAAAGAAAATGATGTAGTTAATGTAACTATACCTGAAGCAGAAAAAATTGATATCATACCAGAAAATATTCCACTTGACATCATTTATGAGGATAACGATATTATTGTTGTAAATAAGCCAAAGGGTATGGTCGTACATCCTGCACCAGGCAATTACAGTGGAACACTTGTCAATGCGCTTTTATATCATTGCAAAAACTTATCTGGCATTAATGGTGAATTAAGGCCTGGTATTGTTCATAGACTTGATAAAGACACGTCAGGGGTAATGGTCGTAGCTAAGAATGATAAAGCACATATAAATTTATCAAATCAAATAAAAGAAAGGACAATTTTAAAAAAATATATTGCAATTGTTGAAGGTGTGATAAAAGATGATGAAGGAAAGATAGAAGCACCTATAGGAAGACACCCGATTGATAGAAAAAAGATGGCTATAACAAATGATGGCAGATATGCACTTACACTATATAAAGTTTTAGAAAGATATAAGAATAACTCCTTTATAGAAGCTACAATAAAAACAGGTAGAACACACCAGATACGTGTTCATATGGCATATATAGGTCATCCGATAGTTGGTGATGAAGTATATGGTTTCAAAAAGCAAAAATTTAATCTTTTAGGTCAAGCACTTCATTCAAGACTCTTAGGGCTAATACACCCGGCAAAAAATATTTATATGGAATTTGAAGCACCTATACCTTATTACTTTGAAAAGCTAATAAATATTTTAAAAAATAAGTAA
- a CDS encoding metal-sensitive transcriptional regulator: MNSYHNDKDDLLRRLKKIEGQVKGIQKMIEKDSYCVDVLVQVAAVRSAINSVGKILLKSHTCGCVKNAMNTEKQDEMIDELVETFMKFMK; the protein is encoded by the coding sequence ATGAATTCATATCATAATGATAAAGATGATTTGCTTAGAAGACTTAAAAAAATTGAGGGACAGGTAAAGGGTATACAAAAAATGATTGAAAAAGATTCATATTGTGTTGATGTTCTTGTACAGGTTGCAGCAGTTAGGTCTGCTATAAATAGTGTAGGAAAGATACTTTTAAAAAGCCATACATGTGGATGTGTTAAGAACGCTATGAATACGGAAAAACAGGATGAGATGATAGACGAACTTGTTGAAACATTTATGAAATTTATGAAATGA